The following coding sequences lie in one Mesorhizobium sp. NZP2298 genomic window:
- a CDS encoding YciI family protein: MFYAILAYHVEDAIKALTPQEDAALMAELLKINTRLHEEGTLGPSARLGATQDACTLRGPSDGVIIDGPFAETKEQLLGLYVVDCATREAAIAIARDLRRVNPTAVYEIRPILLFKPGVPLAGK, translated from the coding sequence ATGTTTTATGCAATCCTTGCCTATCACGTGGAAGACGCGATCAAGGCCCTGACGCCGCAGGAAGATGCGGCGCTGATGGCCGAGCTGCTCAAGATCAACACCCGGCTTCATGAGGAAGGCACGCTTGGACCGTCCGCGCGCCTGGGAGCGACACAGGATGCCTGCACCCTGCGCGGCCCCAGCGACGGCGTGATCATCGACGGCCCGTTCGCCGAGACCAAGGAACAGTTGCTCGGCCTCTATGTCGTCGACTGCGCCACGAGGGAAGCGGCAATCGCGATCGCCCGCGACCTTCGCCGCGTCAATCCGACCGCCGTCTACGAGATCAGGCCCATTCTGCTGTTCAAGCCAGGCGTGCCGCTGGCGGGAAAATGA
- a CDS encoding pyridoxal phosphate-dependent aminotransferase, whose translation MLHTISAFDRLGEENAFAVLARATALAQQGRDIVNLGIGQPDFKTPQHIVEAAIKALRDGHHGYTPANGLLATREAVVRRTLITTGVEVSPETVMILPGGKPTMFAAILMFGEPGAEILYPDPGFPIYRSMIEFTGAAPIPVPMREENGFAFSAEETLALITPKTRLLILNSPANPTGGVTPRAEIEKLVKGLEKHPDVAILSDEIYDVMTYDGETHCSLLGYPEIRDRLIVLNGWSKTWAMTGWRMGWSIWPNGDKGAHLYDKVRKLAVNCWSCVNAPSQFAGIAAIDGPQDDVDTMMRAFDRRRKVVVEGLNALPNISCITPKGAFYAFPNVSKTGWKAKKLASALLDDAGVALIGGPDFGILGEGYVRLSYANSEENILRALERIGAFLAK comes from the coding sequence ATGCTCCACACGATTTCGGCCTTCGACCGTCTCGGCGAGGAAAATGCCTTCGCGGTGCTCGCGAGGGCGACAGCACTTGCCCAACAGGGCCGGGACATCGTCAATCTCGGCATCGGCCAGCCGGACTTCAAGACGCCGCAGCATATCGTCGAGGCGGCGATCAAGGCGCTGCGTGACGGCCACCACGGCTACACGCCTGCCAACGGGCTTCTGGCAACGCGCGAAGCAGTGGTTCGCCGCACGCTGATCACCACGGGCGTCGAGGTCTCGCCCGAGACAGTGATGATTCTGCCTGGCGGCAAGCCGACCATGTTCGCCGCCATCCTGATGTTCGGCGAACCCGGCGCGGAGATCCTCTATCCGGATCCCGGTTTTCCCATCTACCGCTCGATGATCGAATTCACCGGTGCGGCCCCCATTCCCGTGCCGATGCGCGAGGAAAACGGCTTTGCCTTCTCGGCGGAAGAAACGCTGGCGCTGATCACCCCGAAGACCAGGCTCTTGATCCTCAATTCGCCGGCCAACCCGACCGGCGGCGTCACGCCGCGTGCCGAGATCGAAAAGCTGGTCAAGGGACTGGAGAAGCATCCTGATGTCGCGATCCTCTCCGACGAGATCTACGACGTCATGACCTATGACGGCGAGACGCATTGCTCGCTGCTCGGCTATCCCGAGATCCGCGACCGGCTGATCGTGCTCAATGGCTGGTCCAAGACCTGGGCGATGACCGGCTGGCGCATGGGCTGGTCGATCTGGCCGAACGGCGACAAGGGCGCCCATCTCTACGACAAGGTGCGCAAGCTGGCGGTCAATTGCTGGTCCTGCGTCAACGCGCCGAGCCAGTTCGCCGGCATCGCCGCCATCGACGGACCGCAGGACGACGTCGACACGATGATGCGCGCCTTCGACCGCCGCAGGAAGGTCGTGGTCGAGGGACTGAACGCCTTGCCAAACATTTCCTGCATCACGCCCAAGGGCGCATTCTACGCCTTCCCCAACGTGTCGAAGACCGGCTGGAAGGCAAAGAAGCTGGCCTCGGCGCTGCTCGATGACGCCGGCGTGGCGCTGATCGGCGGCCCCGATTTCGGCATTCTCGGCGAAGGCTATGTCAGGCTCTCCTACGCCAATTCCGAGGAGAACATCTTGCGCGCGCTGGAGCGGATCGGGGCGTTCCTGGCAAAGTAG